In Nonomuraea sp. NBC_00507, the following are encoded in one genomic region:
- a CDS encoding MarR family winged helix-turn-helix transcriptional regulator produces the protein MAPHIEFSTAPERTLRMSVLAAFAEGSLARLSQVVARLEKRGWVRRTPDPADGRFTLAILTDAGMDKVVATAPGYVAEVRRLVFDALTKAQQRQLRDSSRRILRAIDPNDPCLDGLPFDTASPATAHPTPDQ, from the coding sequence GTGGCGCCACACATTGAATTCAGCACCGCACCCGAGCGCACGTTGCGGATGAGCGTGCTCGCCGCCTTCGCCGAGGGCTCACTGGCCCGGCTGTCACAGGTCGTCGCCCGACTGGAGAAACGCGGCTGGGTGCGCCGCACACCCGACCCCGCCGACGGGCGCTTCACCCTGGCCATCCTCACCGACGCCGGCATGGACAAGGTCGTCGCCACCGCGCCCGGATACGTCGCCGAAGTCCGCCGACTGGTGTTCGACGCCCTCACCAAGGCGCAGCAGCGCCAGCTACGCGACAGCAGCCGCCGCATCCTGCGCGCCATCGACCCCAACGACCCCTGCCTCGACGGGCTGCCGTTCGACACCGCCTCCCCCGCGACCGCACACCCCACACCCGACCAATGA
- a CDS encoding recombinase family protein, giving the protein MESFTGEDSPMATLLLSVMGAFAEFERALILERQREGIAAAKQRGAVHRPQTRAHRRTGAAAARARRRRRTQIHTSQRLRHQPRDGLQLPPPDHRHRLINCLALFLGWKLRAGLVTVDQARGPFPPYSGGTPTIAAGVKVSVGVVHKTVANAQQEQLCPRLVTRAGGR; this is encoded by the coding sequence TTGGAGTCCTTCACCGGGGAGGACTCGCCGATGGCCACCCTGCTGCTGAGCGTCATGGGCGCGTTCGCCGAGTTCGAGCGCGCCCTGATCCTCGAACGCCAACGAGAAGGCATCGCCGCGGCCAAACAGCGCGGCGCCGTACACCGGCCGCAAACCCGCGCTCACCGCCGAACAGGCGCAGCAGCTGCGAGAGCGCGCCGCCGCCGGCGAACGCAAATCCACACTAGCCAAAGACTTCGGCATCAGCCGCGAGACGGTCTACAGCTACCTCCGCCCGATCACCGCCACCGGCTGATCAACTGCTTAGCGTTGTTTTTGGGCTGGAAACTACGGGCGGGCCTCGTGACGGTGGATCAAGCACGCGGCCCGTTTCCGCCGTATTCCGGTGGCACCCCTACCATTGCTGCCGGAGTCAAGGTCTCGGTCGGCGTCGTGCACAAGACCGTGGCCAACGCCCAACAGGAACAGCTGTGCCCCCGGCTCGTCACGAGGGCAGGCGGTCGATGA
- a CDS encoding phosphotransferase enzyme family protein has translation MSAPADLEFLPRLLAAWGFPPGTTIIRAEQGTNNQTFMLRQADLRFVLQVSQSLSAAQVDAEHQILRWLRQAGLPFQVPEPVAALSGDTVIETAAGPATVCRWIPGVRPDLTGQTALERFGRAAGLLGEAMLGVPPEDGLGHWRGNPLTHPAVPHVGALCRQLRAAGISAERVARLDAVARRVEQEWLAGGGALPTQVIHGDLAASNVLVDEDTGEVSGLLDFEFAGVGFLVQDVTAALFYSGALETRDWQLRTAAFLRGYASVRPLDAAEADALPRLLLARAVGSALSRGGRWLNGKAELGEVADRIRKLEDTTRWLDANGGKLRSLATAGGHG, from the coding sequence GTGAGCGCGCCCGCCGATCTCGAGTTCCTGCCACGGCTGCTTGCAGCGTGGGGTTTCCCCCCGGGCACGACGATCATCCGAGCCGAGCAGGGAACCAACAACCAGACGTTCATGCTCCGCCAGGCGGACCTCCGATTCGTGCTCCAGGTCAGCCAGTCCCTGTCCGCCGCGCAGGTGGACGCCGAGCACCAGATCTTGCGGTGGCTACGGCAGGCCGGACTTCCCTTCCAGGTGCCTGAGCCAGTCGCCGCGCTCAGCGGGGACACGGTGATCGAGACCGCGGCCGGGCCCGCGACCGTCTGCCGGTGGATCCCCGGCGTGCGGCCCGACCTCACGGGCCAGACGGCACTCGAGCGCTTCGGCCGGGCGGCCGGGCTGCTCGGCGAGGCGATGCTGGGCGTGCCGCCAGAAGACGGGCTGGGGCACTGGCGCGGTAATCCTCTGACGCACCCCGCCGTGCCGCACGTTGGCGCCCTTTGCCGTCAGCTGCGCGCTGCCGGGATCAGCGCGGAGCGGGTCGCCCGTCTCGACGCCGTGGCGCGCCGCGTCGAGCAGGAGTGGCTTGCGGGCGGCGGCGCGCTGCCGACCCAGGTCATCCACGGTGACCTGGCGGCCTCGAACGTGCTGGTCGACGAGGACACCGGAGAGGTGAGCGGGCTGCTTGACTTCGAGTTTGCCGGGGTCGGCTTCCTGGTCCAGGACGTAACGGCGGCGCTGTTCTACAGCGGGGCCTTGGAGACGCGCGACTGGCAACTCCGCACGGCGGCCTTTCTCCGGGGGTACGCCTCGGTCCGCCCGCTGGACGCCGCCGAGGCCGACGCGCTGCCCCGGTTGCTCCTCGCCCGGGCCGTCGGTAGCGCTCTGTCGCGAGGAGGCCGCTGGCTGAACGGGAAGGCAGAGCTCGGCGAGGTCGCCGACCGGATCCGCAAGCTGGAGGACACGACCCGCTGGCTCGACGCCAACGGCGGGAAGCTCCGGTCACTCGCGACCGCCGGCGGGCACGGGTGA
- a CDS encoding MalY/PatB family protein has translation MKWRTYPDDVLPLWVAEMDVLLAEPVAQAILDAVALGDTGYPVGTGYAEALAGFASKRWDWDGLAVERTAIVPDVMLGIVEMLKLVSGRSDPVVVNCPVYPPFYQFLQNMGRPIVEAPLDPGGRIDFEVLEGAFGRAAAGRARPVYLLCSPHNPTGTMHTAAELADVARLARTYGVRVVADEIHAPIVAQGAAFVPYLSVPGAESGLSLMSASKAWNLAGLKAALAIAGPDAADDLARIPEEVSHGPSHIGNIAHAAALRDGCAWLDGLLVGLDDNRRLLVDLLAEHLPAVRYQPAQATYLAWLDCRALDLGDDPAAVFLARGRVALNSGANFGTGGAGFVRLNLATSPDLIAEAVRRMAAALE, from the coding sequence ATGAAGTGGCGTACATACCCGGACGACGTGCTGCCTCTGTGGGTCGCCGAGATGGACGTTCTCCTGGCCGAGCCGGTCGCGCAGGCGATCCTGGACGCGGTGGCGCTCGGAGATACCGGCTATCCGGTAGGGACGGGGTACGCCGAGGCGCTGGCCGGATTCGCGAGCAAGCGGTGGGACTGGGACGGGCTCGCGGTGGAGCGCACGGCAATCGTTCCTGACGTGATGCTGGGCATCGTCGAGATGCTCAAACTGGTCTCCGGACGGAGCGATCCGGTGGTCGTCAACTGCCCTGTCTACCCACCGTTCTACCAGTTCCTTCAGAACATGGGCCGTCCCATCGTCGAAGCGCCGCTGGATCCGGGCGGCCGAATCGACTTCGAGGTGCTGGAGGGCGCATTCGGGCGCGCCGCGGCCGGCCGGGCGCGCCCGGTTTACCTGCTGTGCAGCCCACATAACCCGACCGGGACCATGCATACCGCCGCCGAACTGGCGGACGTCGCGCGGTTGGCTCGGACGTACGGGGTCCGCGTTGTCGCTGATGAGATCCACGCTCCGATCGTGGCTCAAGGGGCGGCCTTCGTGCCGTACCTGAGCGTGCCCGGCGCGGAGAGCGGGCTATCACTGATGTCGGCGTCCAAGGCCTGGAACCTGGCGGGTCTCAAGGCCGCCCTCGCCATCGCCGGCCCCGACGCGGCTGACGACCTCGCCCGCATCCCTGAAGAGGTCAGTCACGGCCCCAGCCACATCGGCAACATCGCCCACGCAGCGGCCTTGCGAGACGGGTGTGCTTGGCTCGACGGGCTGCTGGTCGGCCTTGACGACAACCGCCGCCTGCTGGTCGACCTGCTGGCCGAACATCTGCCCGCTGTGCGCTACCAGCCGGCCCAGGCCACCTATCTGGCCTGGCTGGACTGCCGGGCCCTGGACCTGGGCGACGACCCGGCCGCCGTCTTCCTGGCGCGCGGTCGCGTCGCTCTGAACTCCGGCGCGAACTTCGGCACCGGCGGCGCCGGATTCGTCCGCCTGAACCTGGCGACCTCACCCGACCTGATCGCCGAGGCGGTCCGGCGGATGGCCGCCGCTCTGGAGTGA
- a CDS encoding Lrp/AsnC family transcriptional regulator, which yields MDVVDRKILAELQKDGRLTVTDLADRVQLSVSRCQRRLRELERTGVIRGYHAVVNAAALGLGFEVLAFATLRQENQDTLTAFDEAVAAIPHVVQAQRLFGDPDYLLRVVAADLAAYQRLYDEKLVRLPGVQRLSSTIVMKHVVDTRPLPARP from the coding sequence ATGGACGTTGTGGATCGCAAGATTCTTGCTGAGCTGCAGAAGGACGGACGGTTGACCGTGACCGATCTGGCCGACCGGGTGCAGCTCAGCGTCTCCCGCTGCCAACGGCGCCTGCGCGAGCTGGAACGCACAGGCGTCATCCGCGGCTACCACGCCGTCGTGAACGCCGCCGCGCTCGGTCTCGGCTTCGAGGTTCTGGCCTTCGCCACCCTGCGCCAGGAGAATCAGGACACCCTCACCGCCTTTGACGAGGCCGTCGCCGCCATCCCGCACGTCGTGCAAGCGCAGCGCCTCTTCGGCGACCCTGACTACCTGCTGCGTGTGGTCGCCGCCGACCTCGCCGCGTATCAGCGTCTCTACGACGAGAAACTCGTGCGACTGCCGGGCGTGCAACGTCTAAGCTCCACCATCGTCATGAAACACGTCGTCGATACTCGCCCCCTTCCGGCACGCCCGTAA